A single Anopheles funestus chromosome 2RL, idAnoFuneDA-416_04, whole genome shotgun sequence DNA region contains:
- the LOC125766647 gene encoding putative gustatory receptor 28b, which produces MRKCLRTFLNPKDFYAAQRPVLRVSFLVGMTPFTVVKGPTELMMLRCTPFGYINSSVHVVLFCSCYVNALLNGETITRFFFRTDISTLGDVLQFTIGITALFMTFFCSIFQRNKLIKSFHALASIDRRFKEIGMETNYKSTLHYNLLVMCTKVIITTLYLVVCLTVFISSNTYPSVTTWMAFLLPYFMMSMVIVLFLCFVNQTKHRFHLLNKVLKHLKQAALEKRISPQRRPSYWHAIKIQRPLGIASVYSNNDKSMPDVVATVAEIQDALCEACSCAEDYFTIQMLTIVTIVFVIIVFNSYYVLDALLGSTSRDTPFSKGQFAMFFLCQAMVYGFGVFNIVYGSSSLVQENDNIGSNVHKLLNAAAGADSELAGKLMQLSLQMLHRKVRFSACGLFSLDFTLLFTLVGAATTYLVILIQYELSMDESRHETIARAFLGNETW; this is translated from the exons ATGCGGAAGTGCTTGCGAACTTTTCTCAATCCAAAGGACTTTTATGCCGCCCAACGGCCAGTGCTGCGGGTCTCCTTCTTAGTGGGTATGACACCGTTTACAGTTGTAAAAGGACCTACGGAGTTGATGATGTTACGCTGCACCCCATTCGGGTACATCAACTCCAGCGTGCACGTGGTCCTGTTCTGCAGCTGCTACGTAAATGCGCTGCTGAATGGGGAAACCATAACGCGGTTTTTCTTCCGCACCGACATCAGTACCTTGGGAGATGTGTTGCAGTTTACCATCGGTATCACTGCACTTTTCATGACCTTCTTCTGCAGCATTTTCCAGCGGAACAAGCTGATCAAATCGTTCCACGCACTCGCCAGTATCGATCGACGCTTTAAGGAAATTGGCATGGAAACGAACTACAAAAGCACGTTGCACTACAATCTGTTGGTAATGTGCACCAAAGTGATTATCACCACGCTCTATCTTGTCGTGTGCCTGACCGTGTTTATCTCATCCAACACGTATCCGAGCGTGACCACATGGATGGCATTTTTGCTGCCCTATTTTATGATGTCGATGGTGATCGTGCTGTTCCTGTGTTTCgtcaaccaaaccaaacatcgGTTTCATCTGCTGAACAAGGTACTGAAACACCTCAAACAAGCGGCATTGGAAAAGAGAATCTCGCCACAACGACGACCCAGCTATTGGCATGCGATCAAAATCCAGCGTCCACTTGGTATCGCGTCCGTGTACTCCAACAACGACAAATCTATGCCAGATGTTGTGGCTACTGTGGCTGAAATACAGGATGCATTGTGCGAAGCGTGTAGCTGCGCTGAGGACTATTTTACGATACAAATGCTAACCATCGTAACGATCGTGTTTGTAATCATCGTTTTCAATTCGTATTATGTGCTGGATGCGCTGCTCGGATCTACTTCGCGCGACACACCATTTTCCAAGGGACAGTTTGCGATGTTTTTCCTCTGCCAGGCTATGGTGTACGGATTCGGAGTGTTCAACATCGTGTACGGAAGTAGCTCGCTGGTGCAAGAGAATGACAACATTGGTTCCAACGTTCACAAGCTGCTGAACGCCGCTGCCGGAGCGGACAGTGAGCTCGCGGGAAAATTGATGCAGCTATCCTTGCAAATGTTACATCGCAAAGTTCGCTTTTCCGCTTGCGGACTGTTTAGCTTGGACTTTACGCTGCTTTTTACG CTGGTGGGTGCAGCGACTACATATTTGGTCATTTTGATCCAGTACGAGCTGAGCATGGACGAGAGTAGACATGAAACTATCGCAAGAGCTTTTCTGGGCAATGAAACGTGGTAA